In Acropora muricata isolate sample 2 chromosome 11, ASM3666990v1, whole genome shotgun sequence, one DNA window encodes the following:
- the LOC136889361 gene encoding uncharacterized protein, translating to MTAEQFLLALRRFIARRGKPTQIILDNAPQFKLAKTAIDKAWKETISNHEVQSYNANQGIEWNFIVELAPWMGGFYERLVGTVKGALKKSIGKICLTEKKFETFLTEAEAVINSRPLVYVGEDFGSGFSLTPADFLTLNAKSGTPIIEINNSHDPDYGKKSSTDKLLEIWGKGQQHLNSLWRVWKDDYLLNLRERGQTHVKGPRIQAAEEPRVGNVVLLKEDLPRGVWMMAKITELISSSDGKFRAAKVLLPTKKVLKRPLNLLYPLECGSVQEIEATQDGEQLEETVEDTSTTLRPTRAAATRAQD from the coding sequence ATGACCGCTGAGCAGTTTCTGCTTGCACTCAGACGATTTATAGCGAGAAGAGGGAAACCTACACAGATCATTCTTGATAATGCCCCACAATTTAAGCTGGCAAAAACTGCTATTGATAAAGCCTGGAAGGAAACAATTTCAAACCATGAAGTGCAAAGTTACAATGCCAACCAAGGAATTGAATGGAACTTTATAGTGGAACTGGCCCCTTGGATGGGGGGATTTTATGAAAGATTAGTTGGCACCGTAAAGGGAGCTCTCAAGAAATCAATTGGCAAAATTTGCCTGACTGAGAAGAAATTTGAAACCTTTCTAACAGAGGCAGAGGCTGTTATTAATTCTCGTCCACTTGTTTACGTTGGCGAGGACTTTGGTTCTGGGTTTTCACTCACCCCAGCCGACTTCCTTACTCTTAATGCCAAGTCTGGGACTCCAATAATTGAAATCAATAACTCACATGATCCAGACTATGGAAAGAAGAGCTCAACTGACAAATTACTAGAAATTTGGGGTAAAGGTCAGCAACACTTGAATTCACTTTGGCGAGTCTGGAAAGATGACTACTTACTTAACCTTCGAGAAAGAGGCCAAACACATGTAAAGGGTCCCCGAATTCAAGCGGCCGAAGAGCCTAGAGTGGGCAATGTAGTGCTTTTAAAAGAAGATTTACCACGTGGGGTCTGGATGATGGCAAAAATTACAGAACTAATTTCAAGCAGTGACGGGAAATTCCGGGCAGCCAAAGTTCTTCTCCCAACCAAGAAAGTACTCAAAAGACCCCTAAATCTACTCTACCCGTTAGAATGCGGCAGTGTTCAAGAAATTGAAGCGACACAGGATGGAGAACAGTTAGAAGAAACTGTGGAAGATACCTCAACCACTTTGCGTCCCACTCGAGCAGCAGCAACTAGAGCACAGGACTGA